In Macadamia integrifolia cultivar HAES 741 chromosome 13, SCU_Mint_v3, whole genome shotgun sequence, one DNA window encodes the following:
- the LOC122058855 gene encoding ATG8-interacting protein 1 isoform X3 codes for MADNKEGKETSTRGNEWEVVALTASTYAAAPGPERFESNDDRGQEFPEDDETSRAMFMSDHFVFPPSQHENLPLDADISEIDNETREMPIGSNSVPGLDMEEGDRSDKKNDENLDIRRLTVLEDLPGIQFFDEKGNRLSVHSTELEEGTGLQGLNLVDEEQSIYSASKSSSIHGEANISGSTEYDDHKVLGESSDPSQQILNSPSDLSRSTSHNKRDEYDGCGLPCEAWWKRRAASFYAHAKEANAFWSIFVAAALMGLVMIGQRWQQERWQVQQLKWQFNINDETLMDINFVQIDS; via the coding sequence ATGGCAGATAATAAGGAGGGGAAGGAAACTTCTACTCGTGGAAATGAGTGGGAAGTTGTGGCACTTACGGCCTCAACGTATGCTGCTGCTCCTGGTCCAGAAAgatttgaatcaaatgatgatAGGGGCCAAGAGTTTCCTGAGGATGATGAAACCTCTCGTGCGATGTTCATGTCTGATCACTTTGTGTTTCCACCGAGCCAGCATGAGAATCTCCCGCTGGACGCAGATATCAGTGAGATTGATAATGAAACCAGAGAAATGCCAATTGGTTCAAACAGTGTGCCTGGATTGGATATGGAGGAAGGGGATAGATCTGACaagaaaaatgatgaaaatttgGATATCAGAAGATTGACGGTGCTAGAGGATTTGCCTGGAATACAGTTTTTTGATGAAAAGGGTAATAGGTTGTCTGTTCATAGTACCGAATTGGAAGAAGGAACAGGTTTGCAAGGGCTGAATCTGGTGGATGAAGAGCAGAGTATTTACAGTGCTTCTAAATCCAGTTCTATTCATGGTGAAGCAAATATTAGTGGATCAACTGAGTATGATGATCACAAGGTCCTCGGTGAATCCAGTGATCCTTCTCAGCAAATCTTAAATTCTCCATCAGACTTGTCAAGGTCAACAAGTCACAACAAAAGAGATGAGTATGATGGGTGTGGCCTTCCTTGTGAAGCCTGGTGGAAGAGAAGGGCTGCTTCTTTTTATGCTCATGCAAAGGAGGCAAATGCATTTTGGTCTATCTTTGTTGCTGCAGCATTGATGGGCCTTGTAATGATTGGGCAGCGGTGGCAGCAAGAAAGGTGGCAGGTTCAGCAACTGAAGTGGCAGTTCAACATCAATGACGAG
- the LOC122058855 gene encoding ATG8-interacting protein 1 isoform X2 — protein sequence MADNKEGKETSTRGNEWEVVALTASTYAAAPGPERFESNDDRGQEFPEDDETSRAMFMSDHFVFPPSQHENLPLDADISEIDNETREMPIGSNSVPGLDMEEGDRSDKKNDENLDIRRLTVLEDLPGIQFFDEKGNRLSVHSTELEEGTGLQGLNLVDEEQSIYSASKSSSIHGEANISGSTEYDDHKVLGESSDPSQQILNSPSDLSRSTSHNKRDEYDGCGLPCEAWWKRRAASFYAHAKEANAFWSIFVAAALMGLVMIGQRWQQERWQVQQLKWQFNINDEMNRILGPISRLKDVIIGSHRQGSAIRGSTKH from the coding sequence ATGGCAGATAATAAGGAGGGGAAGGAAACTTCTACTCGTGGAAATGAGTGGGAAGTTGTGGCACTTACGGCCTCAACGTATGCTGCTGCTCCTGGTCCAGAAAgatttgaatcaaatgatgatAGGGGCCAAGAGTTTCCTGAGGATGATGAAACCTCTCGTGCGATGTTCATGTCTGATCACTTTGTGTTTCCACCGAGCCAGCATGAGAATCTCCCGCTGGACGCAGATATCAGTGAGATTGATAATGAAACCAGAGAAATGCCAATTGGTTCAAACAGTGTGCCTGGATTGGATATGGAGGAAGGGGATAGATCTGACaagaaaaatgatgaaaatttgGATATCAGAAGATTGACGGTGCTAGAGGATTTGCCTGGAATACAGTTTTTTGATGAAAAGGGTAATAGGTTGTCTGTTCATAGTACCGAATTGGAAGAAGGAACAGGTTTGCAAGGGCTGAATCTGGTGGATGAAGAGCAGAGTATTTACAGTGCTTCTAAATCCAGTTCTATTCATGGTGAAGCAAATATTAGTGGATCAACTGAGTATGATGATCACAAGGTCCTCGGTGAATCCAGTGATCCTTCTCAGCAAATCTTAAATTCTCCATCAGACTTGTCAAGGTCAACAAGTCACAACAAAAGAGATGAGTATGATGGGTGTGGCCTTCCTTGTGAAGCCTGGTGGAAGAGAAGGGCTGCTTCTTTTTATGCTCATGCAAAGGAGGCAAATGCATTTTGGTCTATCTTTGTTGCTGCAGCATTGATGGGCCTTGTAATGATTGGGCAGCGGTGGCAGCAAGAAAGGTGGCAGGTTCAGCAACTGAAGTGGCAGTTCAACATCAATGACGAG